The following proteins are encoded in a genomic region of bacterium:
- a CDS encoding alkaline phosphatase family protein, whose product MLARGTHKLDSWHCGIPSNTPAVQAGFFYGDRGNVPGYRWFDRHEQRVRVVSQPEDLRLLERMVAVGNRPLLEGGSCINTFMSGGAAKRLMAVSTLGEDAATRRLGEQADFNLFFLSPSELTKAVLAFVWDYLAGLSFAVAGRFDKKRPRLRFSPRRAGQRALANAFLRELSFFWLKQDMVRSVPVIYSNFVGYDEVAHYSGPDTVEAQLTLAAFDRKLRILGRRARRQSPINYDIMLMSDHGQTPSVPFRILYGSTLEATLADMLGEGDGPGAPRRVFSPDSSYTLSLLAGMEDIDDSQLGWLARRSRRALVRLAPGQPGGADEAAAGAKVVVCVSGSLAHIYFTGSREPLFLEDVIALYPGLVEKLARHPGIGFVAARRRFGDAVAICEDGIRNLVTGQRGERNDPLAPYARRELWAGELARLLGYPDSGDLVINGAWLADQGRIVVMEEQASSHGGLGGRQTEPFVVLPAAWGVTRKDLESPEDLYRLVNRELERYRQGGMPGQGLPGSGTAGRGGRG is encoded by the coding sequence ATGCTGGCCCGCGGCACGCACAAGCTGGATTCCTGGCACTGCGGCATTCCCTCGAACACGCCGGCGGTGCAGGCCGGCTTCTTCTACGGCGATCGCGGCAACGTGCCGGGCTACCGCTGGTTCGACCGCCACGAACAACGCGTGCGCGTCGTGAGCCAGCCCGAGGACCTGCGCCTGCTCGAGCGCATGGTGGCGGTGGGCAACCGGCCGCTGCTGGAAGGCGGCTCGTGCATCAACACGTTCATGTCGGGCGGTGCGGCAAAGCGGTTGATGGCCGTCAGCACGCTGGGCGAGGACGCCGCCACGCGCCGCCTGGGCGAGCAGGCCGACTTCAACCTGTTCTTCCTCAGCCCCAGTGAACTGACGAAGGCCGTGCTTGCGTTCGTGTGGGACTACCTGGCGGGCCTGTCGTTCGCGGTGGCCGGGCGCTTCGACAAGAAGCGGCCGCGCCTGCGGTTCTCGCCGCGCCGCGCGGGCCAGCGCGCGCTGGCCAACGCCTTCCTGCGCGAACTCTCGTTCTTCTGGCTGAAGCAGGACATGGTGCGCAGCGTGCCGGTCATCTACTCGAATTTCGTGGGCTACGACGAGGTGGCCCACTACTCGGGTCCCGACACGGTGGAGGCGCAGCTGACGCTGGCCGCGTTCGACCGCAAGCTGCGCATCCTCGGGCGGCGCGCGCGCCGGCAGTCGCCGATCAACTACGACATCATGCTGATGTCGGACCACGGTCAGACGCCGAGCGTGCCCTTCCGCATCCTCTACGGCAGCACGCTGGAAGCGACGCTGGCCGACATGCTGGGCGAAGGCGATGGGCCGGGCGCGCCGCGCCGGGTGTTCAGCCCGGACTCCAGCTACACGCTCTCGCTGCTGGCCGGCATGGAGGACATCGACGACAGCCAGCTGGGCTGGCTGGCCCGCCGCAGCCGTCGCGCCCTGGTACGCCTGGCGCCGGGGCAGCCCGGCGGCGCCGACGAGGCCGCCGCGGGCGCCAAGGTCGTGGTCTGCGTGTCGGGCTCGCTGGCCCACATCTACTTCACCGGCAGCCGCGAGCCGCTGTTCCTGGAAGACGTGATCGCGCTCTACCCGGGGCTGGTGGAGAAGCTGGCGCGGCACCCCGGCATCGGCTTCGTGGCCGCCCGGCGGCGCTTCGGCGACGCGGTGGCGATCTGCGAGGACGGCATCCGCAACCTGGTGACCGGCCAGCGCGGCGAGCGCAACGACCCCCTGGCGCCCTACGCCCGCCGCGAACTGTGGGCCGGTGAACTGGCACGCCTGCTGGGCTACCCCGACAGCGGCGACCTGGTCATCAACGGCGCCTGGCTGGCCGATCAGGGGCGCATCGTGGTGATGGAAGAGCAGGCCAGCAGCCACGGCGGGCTGGGGGGGCGCCAGACGGAGCCGTTCGTGGTGCTGCCGGCGGCCTGGGGCGTGACCCGGAAGGACCTGGAGTCGCCCGAGGACCTGTACCGGCTGGTGAACCGGGAGCTGGAGCGGTACCGGCAGGGGGGGATGCCGGGCCAGGGACTGCCGGGTTCCGGCACGGCCGGGCGCGGGGGGCGGGGCTGA
- a CDS encoding alpha-amylase, producing MRMAAELQSRAAAVALFAALSLLPLPALAEGARTIEPGDLGLITPPVRNGYSQGSIYHVMVDRFANGDPSNDQGGIAGGPLSHGFEPTRAAYHHGGDLLGLTSKLDYIDGLGVTAICVSPPLTHQAVQGNGTLGGSSAGYHGGWPVNFGQIDPHFGSNSEMVAFIDAAHASGLKVYFDVVVNHTADIIDYAGGGLGYRDKASFPYRNAAGTVFDDRDYIGLGTFPALAVDVSFPYQPTFGLPGDATAKSPAWLNNRTLYHNRGASTLAGESARYGDLAGCDDLFTEHPDVVAGLITVCQGLITTFGIDGVRLLDADRVNDEFWTAFVPAVRAHAASLGKADFAVIGAVSAADPGAASRFVTSVAMPALVDRGFETAVRQFAGGAGGGDVLRDLFLADDLYTDANGNAHDLITLISDDDLGRVGWSIDQARPGAPDSERYARARLAHALRIFSRGVPLLTYGDEQGFVGDGGGADAHQDMFPSQVASYNNDVLIASGSTTADDNFDATHPLYSDIGDMNQIRSLYPGLRSGAHTHRASGAAAAGLYAFSRIDRGERVEYVVVANNATGPAGATVPTVSPSTTFANVYPGASPTIVSDGAGQLSVTLAGLGFAVYRAQSAIPASPAAPGITISASTAGAPADGRLAVRAELSRTMFAEVTFAVSVGGGPFTVIGTDDAAPYRVYYDASVHPTGTSLRFKAIVDDRNGHADGASVTVLTGTTSAVDQAPSPARVVLHLAVPNPFNPETTLSFSLPVPGHARLRIFDVRGHLVRNLLDEPREAGRHSVVWDGRDDQARPLTSGVYFGRIEAGAFAATERMVLLK from the coding sequence ATGAGAATGGCAGCCGAACTGCAGTCGAGGGCAGCCGCCGTCGCCCTCTTTGCCGCCCTGTCGCTCCTGCCGTTGCCGGCCCTCGCCGAAGGCGCCCGCACCATCGAACCGGGCGACCTCGGCCTCATCACGCCGCCGGTCCGGAACGGGTACTCGCAAGGGTCGATCTACCATGTGATGGTCGATCGCTTCGCGAACGGCGATCCGTCCAACGACCAGGGCGGCATCGCGGGCGGTCCGCTCAGCCACGGCTTCGAGCCGACCCGGGCCGCGTACCACCACGGCGGAGATCTCCTTGGCCTCACCTCGAAATTGGACTACATCGACGGGCTTGGCGTGACCGCGATCTGCGTCAGCCCGCCCCTGACCCATCAAGCCGTCCAGGGCAACGGAACGCTGGGCGGGTCGTCGGCCGGCTACCACGGCGGGTGGCCGGTCAACTTCGGTCAGATCGACCCCCACTTCGGATCCAACTCTGAGATGGTGGCCTTCATCGACGCCGCGCACGCCTCCGGCCTGAAGGTCTACTTCGACGTCGTCGTGAACCATACGGCCGACATCATCGACTACGCCGGGGGCGGCCTCGGCTACCGCGACAAGGCGTCCTTCCCGTACCGCAACGCCGCCGGCACAGTCTTCGACGACCGCGACTACATCGGCCTGGGCACATTCCCCGCGCTGGCTGTCGATGTGAGTTTTCCCTACCAGCCCACGTTCGGCCTGCCGGGTGATGCGACGGCCAAGTCCCCGGCCTGGCTGAACAACCGGACGCTCTACCACAACCGCGGCGCCTCGACGCTGGCCGGCGAGAGCGCGCGTTACGGCGATCTTGCCGGGTGCGATGACCTGTTCACCGAGCATCCCGACGTGGTGGCGGGGCTGATCACCGTCTGCCAGGGCCTGATCACGACGTTCGGGATCGACGGCGTGCGTCTCCTGGACGCCGACCGCGTGAACGACGAGTTCTGGACGGCCTTCGTCCCCGCGGTGCGCGCACACGCGGCTTCGCTGGGCAAGGCGGACTTCGCCGTCATCGGGGCGGTGTCTGCCGCCGACCCGGGCGCGGCCAGTCGCTTCGTGACCAGCGTCGCGATGCCGGCCCTGGTCGATCGCGGATTCGAGACCGCGGTGCGCCAGTTCGCGGGCGGCGCGGGCGGCGGGGATGTCCTGCGGGACCTCTTCCTCGCCGACGATCTCTACACCGACGCCAACGGCAACGCGCACGACCTGATCACCCTGATCAGCGACGATGACCTCGGCCGGGTGGGCTGGAGCATCGACCAGGCGCGGCCGGGGGCGCCCGATTCCGAGCGCTATGCGCGCGCGCGGCTGGCGCACGCGCTGCGGATCTTCAGCCGCGGCGTACCGCTGCTGACCTACGGCGACGAACAGGGCTTCGTTGGCGACGGCGGCGGCGCCGACGCGCACCAGGACATGTTCCCGAGCCAGGTCGCGTCGTACAACAACGACGTGCTCATCGCCTCGGGCAGCACGACCGCCGACGACAACTTCGACGCGACGCATCCGCTGTATTCAGACATCGGCGACATGAACCAGATCCGCAGCCTGTACCCCGGCCTGCGGTCGGGCGCCCACACCCACCGCGCAAGCGGCGCCGCCGCCGCGGGCCTGTACGCCTTCTCCCGCATCGACCGCGGCGAACGCGTCGAGTACGTGGTCGTGGCGAATAACGCGACCGGCCCGGCCGGCGCCACCGTGCCGACGGTGTCGCCGTCGACCACGTTTGCCAACGTGTATCCGGGAGCGAGCCCGACGATCGTGTCCGACGGCGCCGGCCAACTGAGTGTGACTCTCGCCGGCCTCGGTTTCGCTGTGTACCGGGCGCAGTCGGCGATCCCCGCGAGCCCGGCCGCGCCGGGCATCACGATCAGCGCCTCGACCGCCGGGGCGCCGGCCGACGGCCGCCTCGCGGTCCGGGCCGAGCTCAGCCGCACGATGTTCGCCGAGGTCACCTTCGCCGTTTCCGTGGGCGGCGGGCCCTTCACCGTGATCGGCACCGATGACGCCGCCCCCTACCGCGTTTACTACGATGCGAGCGTGCACCCGACCGGGACCTCCCTGCGCTTCAAGGCGATCGTCGACGACCGGAACGGCCACGCCGACGGTGCCAGCGTCACGGTCCTGACCGGGACGACCTCCGCCGTGGACCAGGCGCCCAGCCCTGCGCGCGTTGTCCTGCACCTTGCCGTGCCGAACCCCTTCAACCCGGAGACCACGCTGTCGTTCTCGCTGCCGGTCCCCGGCCACGCGCGCCTGCGCATCTTCGATGTCCGCGGGCATCTCGTGCGCAACCTGCTCGACGAACCGAGGGAGGCCGGCCGGCACAGCGTCGTCTGGGACGGGCGCGACGACCAGGCGCGGCCGTTGACCTCGGGAGTCTATTTCGGCCGGATCGAGGCCGGCGCCTTCGCGGCGACGGAGCGGATGGTGCTCCTGAAGTGA